One Candidatus Planktophila limnetica DNA segment encodes these proteins:
- a CDS encoding acetamidase/formamidase family protein: protein MTTMYPTAKHYLTRDHHTQSFGSEFSPALRVAAGEQIHVQTWDCYKGQVLVDADLTKVIDDAQVNPATGPIYVEGAEPGDTLAVTIIDIKTEARGAARFAAGEGQLHQKAKGPYGTFFDVANGVIKMNEKVSFPISPMLGVIGVAPASGSILTMPAGKHGGNLDNNMNKIGSTIYLPVKHSGALLGIGDMHASMGDGEICGTGVEIGGDVLIEVNVIKSITTDFPVTETADSWITHGVAVDDIQEAMTLACEEAAGLLVNHWGFTYEDAFIFLSVACDLGIAQNVHPCEGTVIAKVRVPKISACPKPFKI, encoded by the coding sequence ATGACAACTATGTATCCCACCGCAAAGCACTATCTAACTCGCGACCATCACACCCAGAGTTTTGGCAGCGAATTTAGCCCAGCACTTCGTGTGGCAGCCGGTGAGCAGATACATGTACAAACCTGGGATTGCTATAAGGGACAAGTATTAGTCGATGCGGATTTAACAAAAGTAATCGATGATGCACAAGTCAATCCCGCAACTGGACCAATCTATGTTGAAGGCGCCGAACCTGGCGACACGTTAGCTGTAACAATTATTGATATTAAAACCGAAGCACGGGGTGCGGCGCGATTTGCAGCCGGTGAAGGTCAATTACATCAAAAGGCTAAGGGTCCTTATGGAACTTTCTTTGATGTTGCTAACGGCGTAATTAAGATGAATGAGAAAGTTTCATTTCCGATTAGTCCGATGCTTGGTGTCATCGGTGTTGCACCAGCATCTGGTTCGATTTTAACGATGCCTGCTGGCAAACATGGTGGCAACTTAGATAACAACATGAACAAAATTGGTTCCACTATTTATCTTCCCGTTAAGCACTCAGGTGCTCTACTTGGTATCGGAGATATGCACGCATCAATGGGCGATGGCGAAATCTGCGGTACAGGTGTTGAAATTGGTGGAGATGTATTAATTGAAGTAAACGTCATCAAATCCATAACTACTGACTTTCCTGTTACTGAAACAGCAGATTCATGGATCACTCACGGTGTGGCCGTAGATGATATTCAAGAAGCGATGACGCTTGCCTGCGAAGAGGCTGCTGGATTGCTGGTTAATCATTGGGGATTTACATATGAAGATGCATTTATCTTCTTATCTGTGGCGTGCGATCTTGGTATCGCACAAAACGTTCATCCTTGCGAAGGAACTGTTATTGCAAAGGTGCGCGTACCAAAGATCAGTGCGTGTCCTAAACCTTTTAAAATCTAA
- the fdhD gene encoding formate dehydrogenase accessory sulfurtransferase FdhD — protein sequence MSKDEEIDSPPSSIAKVKVQKSDSKDISSDSVVVEEPLEIRLKQGDSEEQLGITMRTPGADLELAAGFLWGEGFLSNPSELIQVKVCADRSLTPRQRANVVIAEITQDAPKPPRSIERRFTMTSACGVCGSTNISDLHARGIKKVAPTKHSLSELAGMTALLDGRQAIFSKTGGLHAAALVNPEGKAVYVREDVGRHNAVDKIIGAALMAGDLPLSNWTVVVSGRVGYEIIQKSVAAGVSALVGVSAPTSLAIDLAHEFGLTLMAFARDGKAKQFLPS from the coding sequence ATGTCAAAAGATGAAGAGATAGATAGCCCTCCTTCATCGATTGCAAAAGTAAAGGTTCAAAAATCAGATTCGAAAGACATCTCTTCCGACTCTGTCGTAGTCGAAGAACCACTTGAAATTCGTTTAAAGCAAGGCGATAGCGAAGAACAACTCGGCATCACAATGCGCACACCTGGTGCTGACCTCGAACTTGCTGCAGGTTTTCTATGGGGTGAAGGATTTTTAAGTAATCCAAGTGAGCTAATACAAGTGAAGGTGTGCGCTGATCGATCCCTCACACCACGACAACGTGCCAATGTTGTTATCGCAGAAATCACTCAAGATGCTCCAAAACCTCCGCGTTCTATAGAGCGCAGATTCACTATGACATCTGCGTGTGGTGTCTGTGGCTCTACAAATATTTCAGACCTGCATGCTCGTGGAATTAAAAAGGTCGCGCCAACAAAGCATTCATTATCTGAATTAGCTGGCATGACAGCGCTTTTAGATGGCCGCCAAGCAATCTTTTCGAAGACAGGTGGATTACACGCCGCAGCACTTGTGAATCCAGAAGGCAAGGCCGTTTATGTTCGAGAAGATGTTGGTCGCCATAATGCAGTGGATAAAATCATTGGAGCAGCCCTGATGGCAGGGGATTTACCGCTATCTAATTGGACGGTTGTTGTTTCAGGCCGCGTTGGTTATGAAATCATTCAAAAATCAGTTGCCGCAGGTGTTTCAGCACTCGTTGGTGTGAGTGCGCCAACTTCTTTAGCAATAGATCTTGCCCACGAATTTGGATTAACGCTGATGGCCTTTGCCAGAGATGGCAAAGCTAAACAGTTCTTGCCTAGTTAG
- the betA gene encoding choline dehydrogenase, with the protein MSAQYDYIIVGGGSAGCALANRLSENPAHKVLVLEAGRRDYKWDVFIHMPAALAFPIGSKFYDWMYESEPEPFMNGRKIYHARGKVLGGSSSINGQIWQRGNALDYERWSKDQGMHNWDYAHCLPYFKKLENCLADPKNPFRGDSGPLKLERGPVKGPLFAAFFKATEQAGYPRTDDVNGYRQEGFAAFDRNVYRGRRLSAARAYLYPVLKRKNLTLKTRAHVTKVLFEGATATGVEVMIKGKKHTFTSKEVILCGGAINTPQVLQLSGIGNQEDLSKLGIKVIKHLPGVGANLQDHLEVYVQYKCKQPVTQQPITQMWRRPFIGAAWLFFRKGPGATNQFEAGGFTRSNEDVAYPNLMFHFLPLAIRYDGSGPTSGHGYQVHVGPMYSDARGWLKIKSTNPFDKPAIQFNYLSTDQDRREWVEAVRVARNILTQPAMDDFNEGETSPGASVSTDEEVLEWVRKDAETALHPSCTAKMGTDEMSVVDPETMKVHGVNGLRIADASVFPYVTNGNIYAPVMMVAEKAADLILGNTPLPAENIEFYRHVKR; encoded by the coding sequence ATGAGTGCGCAGTATGACTACATCATCGTTGGTGGTGGTTCAGCAGGTTGTGCGCTGGCAAATCGCCTCAGTGAAAATCCTGCACATAAAGTTTTAGTTCTAGAAGCTGGGCGCCGTGATTACAAGTGGGATGTATTTATCCATATGCCGGCAGCGCTGGCCTTTCCCATTGGCAGCAAGTTCTATGACTGGATGTATGAATCCGAGCCAGAACCATTTATGAATGGTCGCAAGATTTATCACGCACGTGGAAAAGTTTTAGGTGGTTCATCTTCTATTAACGGTCAGATCTGGCAACGTGGAAACGCGCTCGATTACGAGCGCTGGTCTAAAGATCAAGGTATGCACAATTGGGATTACGCGCACTGCTTGCCATATTTTAAAAAGTTAGAGAATTGTTTAGCAGATCCAAAGAATCCATTTCGTGGAGATAGTGGCCCACTTAAATTAGAACGCGGACCAGTTAAAGGTCCCCTCTTTGCTGCCTTCTTTAAGGCTACAGAGCAGGCGGGATATCCACGCACAGATGATGTCAACGGATATCGCCAAGAGGGATTTGCAGCATTTGATCGCAATGTCTATCGCGGTCGTCGTTTAAGCGCGGCTCGTGCATATTTGTATCCAGTCCTTAAACGCAAGAACCTCACGCTTAAAACTAGAGCGCATGTGACTAAGGTTTTATTTGAGGGCGCAACTGCTACTGGTGTTGAAGTAATGATCAAGGGCAAGAAACACACCTTTACATCTAAGGAAGTTATTTTATGTGGTGGAGCAATTAATACCCCACAAGTTTTGCAATTATCGGGTATCGGCAACCAAGAAGATCTCTCAAAGCTTGGGATTAAAGTTATTAAGCATTTGCCTGGTGTGGGTGCTAATTTACAAGATCACCTTGAGGTGTATGTTCAGTACAAGTGCAAGCAGCCTGTAACACAACAACCCATCACACAAATGTGGCGCCGTCCATTTATTGGCGCAGCATGGTTATTTTTTAGAAAAGGCCCAGGTGCTACTAATCAATTTGAAGCAGGTGGCTTTACACGAAGCAATGAAGATGTTGCTTATCCAAACTTGATGTTTCACTTCCTACCTCTTGCAATTCGCTATGACGGCAGCGGCCCAACAAGTGGTCACGGATACCAAGTACACGTGGGTCCAATGTATTCAGATGCACGTGGATGGCTAAAGATTAAGAGCACCAATCCATTTGATAAGCCTGCAATTCAATTTAATTATCTTTCAACAGATCAAGATCGTCGCGAATGGGTTGAAGCCGTGCGCGTTGCTCGCAATATCTTGACTCAACCTGCGATGGATGATTTCAACGAAGGAGAAACATCTCCTGGTGCATCTGTTTCAACAGATGAAGAAGTGCTGGAATGGGTACGCAAAGACGCAGAAACAGCTCTGCATCCATCCTGCACAGCAAAGATGGGCACGGATGAAATGTCTGTTGTTGATCCAGAGACTATGAAGGTTCATGGAGTAAATGGTCTACGTATTGCTGATGCATCTGTTTTCCCATATGTCACAAACGGAAATATTTACGCACCCGTGATGATGGTTGCAGAAAAGGCTGCAGATTTAATTCTTGGCAATACTCCATTGCCAGCTGAAAATATTGAGTTTTACCGCCATGTCAAAAGATGA
- a CDS encoding glycine betaine ABC transporter substrate-binding protein produces MKSLLGRRSALATAAIATALVLSGCSSSVNDSASEGSGECGSYAIAMHAWGGYTASAQVLAEVAKQELGCTITQTTLEEGPVTYDAMEAGTIDVLIEDWGGGRWQEWADRGAVVEAGENGNIGIIGMYVAPWMVEKYPDITDSKNLNKYAAMFKTADSGGKGAWFEGPTGYTTVGEKMVSANKLNFKVIFSGSEAALVDGFLKAEANKTPFIGYAWQPWTLHSKLPTLEAARVKFPANDWSDPAAASGLTDYPSTPLQKLISKKLNDANDSFTSLVKNFSWTNADQNGVAADLEGGMTAEEAAKKWIAANPDTVASWLGK; encoded by the coding sequence ATGAAATCACTACTCGGTCGCCGTTCGGCACTTGCTACCGCAGCAATTGCAACAGCGCTAGTCCTTTCAGGTTGTAGCAGCAGCGTTAATGATTCTGCAAGCGAAGGATCAGGAGAATGCGGTTCTTACGCAATCGCAATGCACGCATGGGGCGGTTACACAGCTTCAGCACAGGTTCTTGCAGAAGTTGCAAAGCAAGAATTGGGTTGCACAATTACTCAGACAACTCTAGAAGAAGGTCCAGTCACTTATGACGCAATGGAAGCCGGAACTATCGATGTCCTTATCGAAGATTGGGGCGGCGGACGCTGGCAGGAGTGGGCTGATCGCGGAGCTGTAGTTGAAGCTGGCGAAAACGGAAACATTGGAATTATCGGTATGTATGTCGCTCCATGGATGGTTGAAAAGTATCCAGACATCACTGATTCAAAGAACTTGAACAAGTATGCAGCCATGTTTAAGACTGCAGATTCAGGTGGCAAGGGTGCATGGTTTGAAGGCCCAACTGGTTACACAACCGTCGGTGAAAAGATGGTTTCTGCTAACAAGTTAAACTTCAAAGTTATCTTCTCTGGTTCAGAAGCTGCTCTAGTTGACGGTTTCCTTAAGGCTGAAGCTAACAAGACACCATTTATTGGTTATGCATGGCAGCCTTGGACACTTCACTCAAAGCTTCCAACACTTGAGGCAGCTCGCGTTAAGTTCCCTGCTAATGACTGGAGCGATCCAGCAGCGGCAAGTGGTTTAACTGACTACCCATCAACACCACTTCAGAAGTTGATCTCTAAGAAGCTCAACGATGCTAATGATTCATTTACTTCACTTGTAAAGAACTTCTCGTGGACTAATGCTGATCAAAATGGTGTAGCAGCCGATCTTGAAGGCGGAATGACAGCAGAAGAAGCAGCGAAGAAGTGGATTGCTGCTAATCCTGACACTGTTGCTTCATGGCTTGGTAAGTAA
- a CDS encoding ABC transporter permease: protein MKIRKSYLLLASVTVWILLGRLLNGTHTLQIATYENTAFTKFVGEKALDLRGNRTESPAFIYFFNPIRGAIDGFVQMIRNLIAVPAPNSVIPIIGWLGVVAIVAFAVYATSQWRTALLSVSLLVACGALGMWQFTMDSIAMTLAAVLLSLAIGIPLGIWAGLSDRVLKIFTPFLDLAQILPTLVYMAPIALVFMIGAASATIATMIYSIPIAIRITSHAIRNLNQSPVEAAESMGSTQMQKLSKVQVPMAKQMIVLGINQTVMAAVSFVVIAALIGAPGLGKPVIEALIIRNVGQGFVAGFAVVFLAILLDRSTSAAAKRQDSFVPATEKQIKTKRITLIVAAILAVVSVFMSRTMLWAAVWPKEFTIAPQVAKVTNSATAWILENLTIFTVGFKDLISYSILNPLETQLAASPWYVTVGMIVALAIIIGGTRTAILAFFLAMAIVVSGLWYEAMLTLTQTIVGCMLTMIIGLALGIWTGRSDRAEKVLRPFLDAGQTLPAFVYLVPMLGLFGPTRFTAIATGIVYSIPVVVKIVSEGIRAVPHALIEAATAAGSTARQIITKVQLPAARKTILLATNQGLIYVLAVVVIGGFVGAGGLGYLVIAGNSKPELQGKGLIAGVAILLLGVIFDRIMQAGARRSS, encoded by the coding sequence ATGAAGATTCGTAAGTCCTATCTACTTCTTGCCTCAGTAACAGTGTGGATTTTGCTGGGCCGATTACTCAATGGCACACACACATTGCAGATTGCCACCTATGAGAACACTGCATTCACCAAATTTGTTGGCGAAAAAGCCTTGGATCTTCGGGGAAATAGAACAGAGAGCCCTGCTTTCATTTATTTTTTCAATCCGATTCGTGGGGCAATTGATGGCTTTGTCCAGATGATCAGAAATCTCATTGCAGTTCCTGCACCAAACTCAGTTATTCCAATCATTGGCTGGTTAGGTGTAGTTGCCATTGTTGCCTTTGCAGTTTATGCAACGAGCCAATGGCGAACCGCGCTCTTATCAGTTTCACTTCTAGTTGCCTGCGGCGCACTGGGAATGTGGCAATTCACTATGGACTCCATTGCAATGACTTTGGCTGCAGTACTTCTTTCATTAGCAATAGGAATCCCGCTTGGAATCTGGGCAGGTTTATCAGATCGGGTCTTAAAAATATTTACGCCCTTTCTCGATTTAGCTCAGATTTTGCCGACCCTAGTTTATATGGCACCAATCGCACTGGTCTTTATGATTGGTGCGGCTTCAGCAACGATTGCAACGATGATCTATTCCATTCCAATCGCAATTCGTATTACAAGCCATGCGATTAGAAATTTGAACCAATCTCCCGTTGAAGCTGCTGAGTCAATGGGATCGACGCAGATGCAGAAATTATCCAAAGTTCAAGTTCCCATGGCAAAGCAGATGATTGTGCTTGGTATTAATCAAACAGTGATGGCTGCGGTTTCATTCGTAGTGATCGCCGCTCTCATTGGTGCACCTGGACTTGGTAAACCAGTTATTGAGGCCTTGATTATCCGAAACGTTGGGCAGGGCTTTGTGGCCGGCTTTGCCGTAGTTTTCTTAGCGATTTTGCTTGATCGCAGCACTAGCGCTGCAGCTAAGCGCCAAGATTCATTTGTTCCAGCGACTGAAAAGCAGATTAAGACAAAGCGCATCACATTAATAGTTGCGGCAATTCTTGCAGTTGTATCTGTCTTTATGTCTCGCACAATGTTGTGGGCAGCGGTTTGGCCAAAAGAATTCACCATTGCACCGCAAGTGGCAAAGGTTACTAATAGTGCAACGGCTTGGATTTTAGAAAACCTCACAATCTTTACCGTTGGCTTTAAAGATTTAATCTCCTATTCCATTCTCAATCCATTAGAAACACAACTTGCTGCATCCCCTTGGTATGTAACAGTGGGAATGATTGTGGCACTCGCCATCATTATTGGCGGAACAAGAACTGCAATCTTGGCTTTCTTTCTAGCAATGGCGATTGTTGTATCCGGTCTTTGGTATGAAGCAATGTTGACGCTTACTCAGACAATTGTTGGGTGCATGCTCACAATGATTATCGGTCTGGCACTTGGTATTTGGACAGGTCGCAGCGATCGAGCAGAGAAGGTATTGCGTCCATTCCTTGATGCCGGACAAACCCTTCCCGCATTTGTGTATTTAGTGCCGATGTTAGGTTTATTTGGTCCTACTCGCTTTACTGCCATTGCAACTGGCATCGTCTATTCCATTCCAGTTGTTGTAAAGATTGTGAGCGAAGGTATCCGCGCAGTTCCACATGCACTCATTGAAGCGGCAACCGCTGCAGGCTCTACAGCGCGCCAGATTATTACCAAGGTGCAATTGCCTGCTGCAAGGAAAACTATTTTGCTTGCAACCAATCAAGGTCTGATCTATGTCTTGGCTGTAGTTGTCATTGGTGGCTTCGTTGGTGCGGGTGGTCTGGGTTACTTGGTAATCGCTGGTAACTCCAAGCCAGAGCTTCAGGGCAAGGGCCTGATTGCAGGTGTTGCCATCTTGCTTCTAGGCGTTATTTTCGACCGGATTATGCAAGCCGGCGCCCGTCGCTCCTCATAA
- a CDS encoding quaternary amine ABC transporter ATP-binding protein — MSSAAPMISVQNVWKVFGNNPEKVIGSPDASLSRTDLRAKTGNTIAVRDVSFDVAPGEVFVVMGLSGSGKSTLVRCMTRLIEPTQGQMKFEGEDILKVDDKRLRELRKTRFSMVFQHFGLLPHRKVIDNIAYSLEINGAKKDARHARANEVIELVGLQGYANAYPEQLSGGMQQRVGLARALAVDPQVLFLDEPFSALDPLIRRDMQQEIIRLHHELGKTMVFITHDLSEAVKVGDRIAIMRDGAIVQIGTPEDLVANPADEYVANFVRDIAKSHVLTLKHLARKAGPGDATDGPELAANTIIRDAAQVILQSHKPVRVNDNGTALGIVSSEDVLRLISGGA; from the coding sequence ATGAGCTCAGCAGCACCAATGATTTCTGTACAAAACGTATGGAAAGTTTTCGGAAATAATCCTGAAAAAGTTATTGGTTCACCTGATGCCTCACTCTCTCGCACAGATTTGCGTGCAAAAACCGGCAACACAATTGCAGTGCGCGATGTTTCATTTGATGTAGCACCCGGCGAAGTATTCGTTGTGATGGGCCTTTCAGGTTCAGGTAAGTCAACCCTTGTTCGATGCATGACACGCCTGATCGAGCCAACACAGGGACAAATGAAATTTGAAGGCGAAGACATTTTAAAAGTCGATGATAAGCGCCTTCGCGAATTACGTAAGACTCGTTTCTCCATGGTTTTCCAGCATTTTGGTTTGCTTCCACATCGAAAAGTCATCGACAACATTGCTTACTCACTTGAAATCAATGGTGCTAAAAAAGATGCACGCCATGCGCGCGCGAACGAAGTAATTGAACTAGTTGGCTTGCAAGGTTATGCCAATGCTTACCCAGAACAGCTATCTGGCGGTATGCAACAGCGCGTTGGTTTAGCTCGCGCCCTTGCCGTGGATCCACAAGTGTTGTTTTTGGACGAACCATTTAGCGCTCTAGATCCACTTATTCGTCGTGATATGCAACAAGAAATTATTCGATTGCACCACGAACTCGGCAAAACAATGGTCTTTATTACTCACGATTTATCTGAGGCTGTAAAGGTAGGAGATCGCATTGCAATCATGCGAGATGGTGCAATCGTTCAAATCGGAACCCCAGAGGATCTAGTCGCAAACCCAGCCGATGAATACGTTGCTAACTTCGTGCGCGATATCGCTAAGTCTCATGTTCTGACTTTGAAGCACTTAGCTAGAAAAGCTGGGCCAGGTGATGCAACCGATGGACCTGAACTTGCAGCCAACACGATCATTCGCGATGCCGCGCAAGTAATTTTGCAATCCCACAAACCAGTACGGGTCAATGACAATGGCACTGCCCTTGGGATTGTCTCTAGTGAGGATGTATTGCGGTTAATTTCTGGTGGCGCTTAA
- a CDS encoding aldehyde dehydrogenase family protein: MPESTLYINGAWVASSDGAVREIRSPHDNSVVATVSEATAADTRDAIKAARDSFDSGVYASWSMKDRCALVEKVADLIKRDAEILASLETRDTGKRMVETRYDMADIEATFRHFAALGLKLKDRKVDVGADNISSVITHEAVGVCALIGPWNYPLLQISWKVAPALVAGCSFIVKPSELSPSTAIHLMKLLEEAGLPQGVANLICGAGATAGAPLTEDPRVDLVSFTGGLVTGRRIMATAAQTVKKVALELGGKNPHIIFENSNIDAAIDNAVTGAFLHSGQVCSAGTRVLVEKSIHDRVVAEIVRRAKAIYVGGPEDPRTETGPLISKEHLGKVEAYMHDAEKDGATILVGGSRIDREDLNKGWYFPPTVIDNCLSKMKCVQDESFGPIMTIETFESVDEAIALGNDTIYGLSGALWCDDKKIADRVAAALRHGTIWVNDFGPYRPQAEWGGFKASGVGRELGEAGLDEYLEIKHIWTNNKPARSGWFADPS, translated from the coding sequence ATGCCTGAAAGTACGCTCTATATAAATGGTGCATGGGTTGCATCATCTGATGGAGCAGTACGTGAGATCAGGAGTCCGCACGATAACTCTGTAGTTGCCACAGTTTCAGAAGCAACCGCGGCTGATACACGAGATGCAATCAAAGCTGCGCGCGATTCTTTTGATTCAGGCGTCTATGCATCGTGGTCGATGAAAGATCGATGTGCACTCGTTGAAAAAGTTGCAGACTTAATCAAGCGCGATGCAGAAATCCTTGCATCCCTTGAAACACGCGATACAGGCAAGCGCATGGTTGAAACACGTTATGACATGGCAGATATTGAAGCCACATTTCGCCACTTTGCTGCCCTTGGTTTAAAGCTAAAAGATCGCAAAGTAGATGTGGGCGCCGATAACATCTCAAGTGTCATCACCCACGAAGCAGTCGGAGTATGCGCACTGATTGGCCCTTGGAACTATCCGCTACTGCAAATTTCATGGAAAGTCGCACCCGCACTTGTTGCAGGATGCTCATTCATTGTTAAACCAAGTGAGTTATCACCATCTACTGCGATTCATTTAATGAAGTTATTAGAAGAAGCAGGATTACCACAAGGTGTTGCAAACTTAATTTGTGGAGCAGGCGCTACAGCGGGTGCACCGCTGACGGAAGATCCACGTGTTGATCTTGTCTCATTCACCGGTGGCTTAGTTACAGGCCGTCGCATCATGGCAACTGCGGCGCAAACAGTTAAGAAAGTTGCGCTCGAACTTGGCGGTAAGAACCCACATATTATTTTTGAAAATAGCAATATTGATGCAGCAATTGATAATGCAGTCACAGGAGCCTTTTTGCACTCAGGCCAGGTCTGTTCTGCCGGTACCCGCGTGCTGGTTGAAAAATCTATTCATGACAGAGTTGTTGCAGAAATCGTGCGCCGTGCAAAAGCTATTTATGTTGGCGGACCAGAAGATCCACGTACAGAAACTGGGCCACTAATTAGCAAAGAGCACCTGGGCAAAGTTGAGGCATATATGCACGATGCTGAAAAAGATGGTGCAACTATTTTGGTCGGTGGCTCTCGCATCGATCGTGAAGATCTCAATAAAGGCTGGTATTTCCCACCAACAGTAATTGATAACTGCTTATCGAAGATGAAGTGCGTTCAGGATGAATCATTTGGTCCGATTATGACAATTGAAACTTTTGAAAGCGTTGATGAAGCAATCGCACTTGGCAATGACACAATTTATGGATTATCAGGTGCACTGTGGTGTGATGATAAAAAAATCGCTGATCGTGTGGCCGCAGCGCTTCGTCACGGAACTATCTGGGTCAATGATTTCGGCCCATATCGTCCGCAGGCAGAGTGGGGCGGATTTAAAGCATCAGGCGTCGGCCGCGAATTAGGTGAGGCCGGTTTGGATGAATACCTTGAAATTAAACACATTTGGACCAACAATAAGCCTGCGCGTTCTGGATGGTTCGCCGATCCTTCTTAG
- a CDS encoding trimethylamine methyltransferase family protein, translating into MFQNKMPRYDILSQESMATLHAGWRRIVSEIGIEFASPWAVDMLREAGQEVSGETVKFDPDWVMKQVAKAPREFDLRARNPKNNVHIGGDSMVFGAVYGPPFVREGDVRRDGSFADYENFCRLSQSFDALDSVGGVVTEPNDLSLDSRHLDMAFAAATLTDKFFMGNVVTHENAKDVIRMAEIIHGGRAAIEETPALISLVNCNSPLRWDDRMLDSMREYALAGQPVVTTPFLLMGAMSPVTIPATLAQQMAEALVAIALVQLVRPGAPVVFGSFLSNIDMQSGSPQFGTPESGIGLLCTGQIARSLNLPFRGGGGLNSSQTVDAQSAYQTMMTMMPTFLSGTNWVMHTAGWLEGGLVSSYDKFVVDIEILQSLMAEFTPLEFNEASLAFDAHVEVGHGGHFLGAAHTMDRFRDCFYRPFLTNSDNYERWMRLGAKDTRARAEEIWKKKLEEYEKPEMDAQVLAELTEFVAKRKSELDA; encoded by the coding sequence GTGTTCCAGAACAAAATGCCGCGTTATGACATATTGAGTCAAGAATCCATGGCAACGCTGCACGCAGGTTGGCGTCGTATCGTCTCTGAAATTGGCATTGAATTCGCATCGCCATGGGCAGTGGACATGTTGCGCGAGGCTGGACAAGAAGTCTCTGGTGAAACCGTTAAGTTCGATCCTGATTGGGTAATGAAGCAAGTTGCAAAAGCTCCGCGCGAATTTGATCTGCGCGCTCGCAATCCAAAGAACAATGTTCATATTGGTGGCGACTCCATGGTTTTCGGTGCTGTCTATGGCCCACCATTTGTGCGTGAAGGCGATGTTCGCCGTGATGGTTCTTTTGCTGATTATGAAAACTTCTGCCGATTGTCACAATCATTTGACGCACTTGATTCTGTCGGCGGCGTTGTAACAGAACCAAATGATTTATCACTTGATTCACGCCACTTAGATATGGCATTTGCAGCTGCAACTCTTACTGACAAATTCTTTATGGGTAACGTTGTAACTCACGAAAATGCGAAAGATGTTATTCGTATGGCCGAAATTATTCATGGTGGTCGCGCAGCAATCGAGGAGACTCCAGCGCTTATTTCATTGGTTAACTGCAACTCTCCACTTCGCTGGGATGATCGTATGTTGGACTCAATGCGCGAATACGCATTGGCCGGTCAGCCTGTTGTAACAACACCATTCTTACTGATGGGTGCAATGAGCCCTGTAACAATTCCTGCAACACTTGCCCAGCAAATGGCAGAAGCACTTGTTGCTATTGCTTTGGTTCAACTTGTTCGCCCAGGTGCACCTGTTGTATTTGGTTCATTTCTTTCAAATATTGATATGCAATCTGGTTCACCACAATTTGGAACACCAGAGTCCGGAATCGGACTTCTCTGCACTGGCCAAATCGCACGTTCGCTTAACCTGCCATTTCGTGGCGGTGGCGGCCTGAACTCATCACAAACAGTTGACGCGCAATCTGCGTATCAAACAATGATGACGATGATGCCAACATTTTTATCTGGCACTAACTGGGTAATGCACACAGCCGGATGGCTTGAAGGCGGATTAGTTTCTTCATACGACAAGTTCGTAGTTGATATCGAAATCTTGCAATCATTGATGGCTGAATTCACTCCACTTGAATTCAATGAGGCATCCCTTGCATTTGATGCTCACGTTGAAGTTGGCCATGGCGGCCACTTCCTAGGAGCGGCTCACACAATGGATCGCTTCCGCGATTGCTTCTATCGTCCATTCTTAACAAATAGCGATAACTACGAGCGTTGGATGCGCCTTGGTGCAAAAGATACTCGCGCACGCGCTGAAGAGATTTGGAAGAAGAAGCTAGAAGAGTATGAAAAGCCAGAGATGGATGCTCAAGTTCTAGCCGAACTCACTGAATTTGTTGCAAAGCGCAAATCAGAACTAGACGCTTAG